The Sorex araneus isolate mSorAra2 chromosome X, mSorAra2.pri, whole genome shotgun sequence DNA segment ctagctattggaaaatgggggatctgggctgaaaaggcccagtcccaatataagtagccttggagatctcagccccgggtcccacacagctgggttcctctgccggttccttcatgcttgaggctcgtccaaatgtgtggaaaggggcttggctgtagctgggttctgtaGGTCTTCAGCTATTGGGGCTcagcttggggcggggagggagactcaacccacccccttccaggggcctcagtgaagacagccagccgtaggggcaagagactcagtGCATCAGGTTTAACATCTATAAAGGCAGGGATATGTGATGATTTGTCTCTTTCTCCCAGTTCTGTTCTACAAAGATGAGGAGTAGGCTGCAGTGGAAGCAGGGAACCCCGACTACTGTAGTAATCCCAACATGGTGGCTTTGGAGAGTGTTTCGAATCAGCTGGGTTGagatgggagtgtgtgtgtaagtgtgggaGAGAGTGGTGGGGTCACACTGGACAGATTGCATTCTTTCCCCTTGTGCACTTACAATAGTCTTTTAAGAATttgctgggggccggagcgatagcacagcgggtagggcgtttgccttgcacgcggccgacccgggttcgatccccggcatcccatatggtcccccaagcactgccaggagtaattcctgagtgcaaagccaggagtaacccctgagcattgctgggtgtgacccaaaaagcaaaaaaaaaaaaaaaaaaaaaaagaatttgctgtaCGTTAAATGGTAAAATGTataatggtaaaaaaaattaagacaccgTCATTTACAATTGACTCTCAAgtgtataatgttccaacaccagtcccaccactagtgtcaacttccttccaccaacgttccctcccactcctgtgcatgttttgcatataggaatgcacCGCCTCCCCCAACTCCAACTTTTACATGAAAACCCGTATCTCTCTACATCCTTCTACACCGAGTTTCTTATGCACACTCTTCAGTACTGAGACCATCTTCACGCCAACAACTAATTGGCTTCAAGCTAACTGCCGACCTCCACAAACAAGCTCCAGCCTTAAGCCCCGGAGCTTCTGGCTCTCGGCCCACGTGCTCCGAGGGCCCCTTTTCCAGGGCTGTTTCAGGCGATGCCTGTGGGACGAACCCAACGGgagccccgcccactcccccgCCTTGCCCTATCCTCTCTGGGCGCGCGCTTCAGGCGGCGCGGCGGACAGACCGGCGGATCGCTGCGCGCCGAGGGCCTCGGAGGACCCCAGCGACCTACGTAGCGAAAGACCCGGTGGACGCGGCCGTAGAGGCAACGGCGGTTGGTGTTGCGATTGACTGCCCGGGTTTTCCCTGAAACGCTCGTCCCCAGTCAACGTGGTTGTACTGCTTGGTTGTTGGGCTGCGGGCGCCATGTCTGTGAGCGAGATCTTCGTGGAGCTGCAAGGCTTTTTGGCTGCCGAGCAGGACATCCGAGAGGTGAGTGTCgtctctcccccatcccctctgCCTTTCCCTCGCGTGTCTGGGCCACGTCGCCCGGCCGTGCCCCGTCGCTTTCTTCTCTAAGcgggagtggggaaggggggagggcccggggggtggtggtgtgtgggTTGCGATCCCTCTTGTTTCAGTATCGAGCACTTCCTCCGTGGTGCTTCGATTCTTCAGTCCCGGCTTCCTCGGTTCCAGTCTCAGCTGCTCgcatctcatctcatctcttGAGTATCCCTCGTGTTGATTGATGTCAGGAGCGCTCTGGGCTCAGCCAGCGCGCTTTGGGTGTTTGTGTTGTTGGTATCTTTATCTTTCAAGCTCGCTTTCCTCTCCGCTGGCTTCTCAGTCCTTGTAGGACAAAAATGCCAACTTGAATATTCGACTCAGTGGACTCTTCACTGGACTTTCGAGtctccttttattctctctttcgtTCCATGGATAGCTCATTCAGTTTACCTCCTTATCATTACAGTGGTTTCCCAGTTTCCTCTTACAGGACTTTCATATTGTATGGTTTGCTTTACCTGGAATGTGCTGCAAAGCTTACAATCATCTCCTTGGCATAaagtggtgggtttttttttgtttgtttttttaattagtgcAGTGCGGAATGTAACTCGACCATAGAGCTAGGCAAACTACCCCCTGTACCGTGGCTCCTGTCCGATTCACCAGTATTTAAACACGGCCTAGCACATAAGGCCTAGTACAAACACAGAGAGTATTTGTGAAAGGACTCAGTGAAAAACACCTAGCCCTGTACTgtatttcattcttctttttgcAAATTCCGTTCCActggggttttcttttgtttttgacctGGactggactgtgctcaggagcttctcTGACATGCTGTAGAAGGCgtttgggagtgggaggggatgtcactcctgagaacagtgTAGTTCTAGTGCCAAGAACCCAAACAGATTCCTGCATACGGAGGatgtacttggttttctgagcaAACTCTTAGGCCATCTAGTGGCGAATTGGTGGTGAGTGGGTGGCTTTGAAAGTTAAAGTAAGAATTAGACTTTTTAGTGACTCTCTGAAATTCTCCGATAAAGGCGCTAAGTCGAGGTCAAGATTCGAGCCTGGACATTTTGTGTACCTATTCAGTCCTTGTGAAGATGTTTACCGCTTGAATATATGTGAAAGTTCCGTAACTTAAAAGCTGACTGTAATAATTATTGAGTTGAATTTacctgatattttcatttttaattctctaGGAAATTCGGAAAGTTGTACAGAGCCTAGAACAAACTGCTCGGGAGATCTTAACTCTACTGCAAGGCGTTCATCAGGGTACTGGATTTCAGGACAGTAAGTTCTTTGTTTTGGTTGTGAAAGTTTTAATCCAACTTACCATGCTGTTATTTTGGTCAGTTGTAAGGGTCATATCTTGTGGTGCCCTGAATAGACTTGTGCTGGGGAGGGAGACCAGGTACTTGCATATGCTGATATGTGCTCAGCCACTTGAAGCACCTCCCCAAACTATCATTCGCTCATTTTAGAAAGTTTGTTTCAACTGAGAAAACCTATACACTTGTGACTTTATTGTGAAGTGGTGTTTCATCCTACTGGTGAGTAAAATTTGGAGAAATAGAGAGTTAATCATTTTATTGGTTTTAGTATTGTCTTTGCTTGATTTTGCACTTTCCTATAGTGTGgcttaaatagaaatatttgttgTCTTTCGTTTGGGTTACAccttaatggtgctcagggatcatgctgaGTGGGGCTACGAGGGTCATTTTTGATGCCTGGAATTGCACATGGGTAGGCAGCTTGCAAAGGAAAAAACCTTGCTGTCCATACTATATCTGCccaggaatatttctttttttgggggggccatacccaggagtgctcaggagctattcttgtttttctgctcaggagtgacccctggtggtggtgtGTTACCACACATGGCATCAGGGATTTGAACTAAGGTCTGTGGGGtataatccctgtactatctccgaCCTTAAGTAGTGGTGTTTCTAACTTGATTGGATTCTGGTGACTGCACTAGTTAGACAAATCTCTTGAGTATCTGGAAACTTTTTGGGTGGATCCACACCCTTTGGTGCTTGgggtggtactcctggctctgagctctggtcACTGGCTctggtcacccctggcagtactgggggactcAGGATAGATAGGTAAAACATGCACTCCACCATTGAGTGCatatctctttgacccctctGGCTACTTTCACTTGGCTactgttttggggtttggggtgggagtGTATGTGGGTTGGGCTTCACTTGGACTCCTCTAGTCACTTTTATTTGGTTCCTATTttttgggctgtgtgtgtgtgtggtgggggggttcGAGCTTCACTTGGCTGTAcacggggcttattcctggctctgtacttacttgatcatatgggatactagggatcaaacccatatcgcctgcatgtaaggcacttgccttacttacagtactatctctctggcccttgattcctttttttttgcaggggtgggggggggctcacatccagtgatgctcaggtactCCTGGCAttacactcaggtattactcctggcagtactcaggggaccgtatggcatgctggagattgaacctgggttggctgcctgcaaatgctctacctgctagactatctctttgaccctaattccttttaaaattcaattGTTTATTGATTAATacggtttaatttttttctttttgatttttgtgtcacactcagtaatgcttaGAGATTAtttatggctctgcattcaggaattactgctggtggtgcttgggcaccacgtgggatgctggggatcaaacccaggtcggctgcgtgcaaggcaaatgtgctgcccactgtactatcacgctgGCCCCTAATACGGTTTAGTATACATTTGCAGAGATGAAATAATCAGGTTAAAATGTTCTCAGTGTGCTTACATTCAGCCTCATGAATGGATATCAAGTATGATAAACTGATGTTTAACCTCCACTGTAAGTTGAAAGCAGTATAGCTAAAGAACAAGTGATTTTAGATAGTAAGTGATATCATGTAATATACAAGTTTCAGGGCATTAATTTTTCTCAGTGACAGGCAGTGGCTTGATTAACTATAATTAATAAAGCCTGTTTTGACCAAATGTGGGTACTGAAATAGTCCCCAATTTTATGCATCATTTTATGATGCAATAGATGTTGCAACTATCTATATATCCCTTATGTAGTCCCTTACAGAGTTATGATATGTTGCTGATGTGCTTCCCAACATTTTTCCTTTCAATAAGGTTTAGTTTAATTTTCAGTGTTGGTTACCATTAGGGAGACTTGGGGATGATACTTTGACTACCAGGATGAAGAGCAGAGATTTACCATGAGATTTGATCTTGAAACTTAAGAAATTGATCTATATCCAGGTAGAGTGCATAGATTATTGAGCAAGAACTgtgtttaaaatttgttttttcatgTTTACCATGATTAACAtttgatttcaattttcttttgattttcttgtgATCAGTTCCAAAGAGGTGTTTGAAAGCACGAGAACATTTTGCTACAGTAAAGAAGCATCTAACATCTTTGAAGACCAAATTCCCTGCTGAACAGTATTACAGGtttgtatgaaaataaaatgttattttagaagtaacattttatactttttgaaaagaaaaaacaaactaaaacttaTGTGCTGAGTCATTGCTTGTAGAGAATTAGGTAAAAAGTCTTCTCTGTAGAAAAATAGGGcaaaatggaaagaataaaattgttttgttttggtctacACTTCGgacggtgcttagggcttactcctggttctctgctcagtaCTCACtcctggagctcaggagaccattttggtgtgccagggattgaaccagaattgcTGCATTCAGGGGCAAGTGCTTAAaaccctatctctctggtcccccttgttctctctgtctcgctctgtctcgctctgtctctgtcttcctctgtctctgtttctctctctctctctctctctctctctctctctctctctctctctctctctctctctctctctcgctctcgctctccctttttttccccatggttttttttttaatttttattactgaatcaccatgaggtacagctacttatgaactttcatgtttgcatttcatttacatccctctaccagtgcccattcttctccaccaatgttcccagtattcctcccaccacccccaccacaacccctgccaccccaccatgcctctgcagcagggcattcccttttgttctctctcctgttggatgttgtagtttgcaatagaggtattgagtggccattgtgttcagtctatagtctgctttcgtcatgcagctttcaacccgagtgggtcctcctaacattttctacttggtgttcccttctctatttcagctgccttcttctccagcatgtgaggccagtttccaagctgtggggcagaccttctggttcttatctctactactcttgggtgttggtctcccattctgctactttatattccatagatgagtgtaatctttctatgtctgtctctttctgcctcatttcactcaacatgatacttttccatgttgatccacttacatgcaaatttcatgacttcatcttttctaacagctgcatagtattccattgtgtagatatatcaaagtttctttaaccattcatctgtttttgggcattctggtttcttccagattttggctgttgtaaacagtgctgcaatgaacatacaagtgcagatgtcatttctactatacctttttgcctctttgggatgtATTCCcatgagtggtattgctgggttaaatgggagctcaatttttaattttttgagaatcgcccatcttgttttccaaaagggctgaaccagtcggcattcccaccagcagtgaagagagtccctttctccccacatccttgccaacaccggttacttttgttctttggatgtgggccagtctctgtggtgtgagatgatatctcattgttgttttgatctgcatatcttcctgatgattattgatgtagagcattttctcatgtgcctctcagccattcagatttcttctttgggaaagtttctgttcattttatcaccccattttttgattggattggcagttttcttcttgtggagttcgaCCAGTgacttgtaaatccttgatatcaaccccttattggctgggtattggttgaatatcctttcccattctgtagactgtctttatactttggtcactgtttcttttgaggtgcagaagcttcttagtttaagatagtcccatttatttatctctgttttcacttgcttggccaatggcgtgtcatctttgaaaataccattggcttcaatgtcgtggagggtttttccaaccttgtgttcaatataccttatggattctggtctgatgtcgaGGTCTTTACGTGGTGATAGGTGGGGATCTGAGAcagtttttttgcatgtagctgtccagttttgccagcacaatttgttaaacatgctttccttgctccacttgctccacttcacatttcttgctcttttatcaaagattatatttggggtggtgtatCAGAATatttaaccctgttccattggtctgccgctctg contains these protein-coding regions:
- the TSN gene encoding translin isoform X2, with the protein product MSVSEIFVELQGFLAAEQDIREEIRKVVQSLEQTAREILTLLQGVHQGTGFQDIPKRCLKAREHFATVKKHLTSLKTKFPAEQYYRFHEHWRFVLQRLVFLAAFVVYLESETLVTREAVTEILGIQAVRQQRHRWGLLPASSHLHLHQRARFWVPSSQPEK